The following coding sequences are from one Longimicrobiales bacterium window:
- a CDS encoding aldo/keto reductase: protein MIERIELAPGFEISRVLTGLWQVADLEREGEDLDADAGASEMKRYVDAGMTSFDMADHYGSSELISGRFAQRWPGEGELMTKWVPKPGRHSPADVREAVDRARSRMNVEVLDVLQFHAWSYADPGWMDCIFALQTLKEEGVIRHLALTNTDTAHVRMLLDSGVEIASNQICYSLLDQRAAGDMADLCEERGVRILAFGTLAGGFLTDRWVGAVEPALESLETWSQMKYKRFIDTAGGWGPFQSLLDAMRRSADRLEVSVANVACRYMLESPGVGGIIVGARLGRSEHIADTARLFDFELDEESNEDIRTSLAALRPIPGDCGDEYRKPPFLTAAGDLSDHFESMPAPYTILDGPGDRQRALSGTVWEDLAGFARAVRKGDRIFVSGTTATHGDRLIGGADAESQATFCLDKIEGAIQSLGGSIDDVVRTRIYVADASVAEAVSRAHGARLGHVQPANTLVRAELIGEGYLVEIEAEAVVGPE from the coding sequence ATGATCGAGCGAATTGAGCTGGCACCCGGATTCGAAATTTCCAGAGTGCTGACCGGATTGTGGCAGGTCGCGGACCTCGAGCGGGAGGGCGAAGACCTTGATGCCGACGCAGGTGCCTCAGAGATGAAGCGCTACGTCGACGCGGGCATGACTTCGTTCGACATGGCCGATCACTACGGATCGTCGGAGCTCATTTCCGGGCGCTTTGCCCAACGATGGCCGGGCGAGGGCGAACTTATGACCAAGTGGGTGCCCAAGCCGGGGCGTCATAGCCCCGCGGACGTTCGGGAAGCGGTCGACCGCGCACGAAGCAGAATGAACGTCGAGGTCCTCGACGTTCTGCAGTTCCACGCATGGAGCTACGCCGACCCGGGCTGGATGGACTGCATCTTCGCGTTGCAGACGCTGAAGGAGGAAGGTGTGATCCGGCACCTCGCCCTCACGAATACGGACACGGCGCATGTGCGCATGCTGCTCGATAGTGGGGTCGAGATTGCATCCAACCAGATCTGTTATTCGTTGCTCGACCAGAGAGCTGCAGGAGACATGGCTGACCTGTGCGAGGAGCGAGGTGTGCGCATTCTTGCTTTTGGGACGCTGGCGGGCGGGTTCTTGACGGACCGCTGGGTCGGGGCTGTGGAGCCCGCGTTGGAGTCGCTCGAGACCTGGTCGCAGATGAAGTACAAGCGCTTCATCGACACGGCCGGGGGATGGGGCCCGTTTCAGTCCCTGCTCGACGCGATGCGCCGGTCAGCAGACCGTCTCGAGGTGTCCGTCGCTAACGTCGCGTGCCGGTATATGCTGGAATCACCCGGTGTCGGTGGCATCATCGTGGGCGCCCGTCTTGGGCGAAGTGAACACATCGCGGACACCGCGCGGTTGTTTGATTTTGAACTGGATGAGGAGAGCAACGAGGACATTCGCACCTCGCTGGCGGCCCTCCGGCCCATTCCAGGCGATTGCGGTGACGAGTACAGGAAGCCGCCCTTCTTGACGGCCGCGGGTGACCTCAGTGATCACTTCGAATCGATGCCCGCGCCTTATACAATCCTGGACGGCCCGGGTGACAGGCAGAGGGCGTTGAGCGGTACCGTATGGGAGGATCTCGCCGGCTTCGCCCGTGCAGTCCGAAAGGGCGATCGAATCTTCGTGTCCGGCACGACTGCAACCCATGGTGACCGGCTCATTGGTGGGGCTGATGCCGAGTCGCAGGCGACGTTTTGCCTCGACAAGATCGAAGGGGCGATTCAGTCGCTCGGTGGCTCGATCGATGACGTGGTCAGGACACGGATCTACGTCGCCGATGCGAGCGTAGCAGAAGCCGTGTCCAGAGCCCACGGAGCTCGACTCGGGCATGTTCAGCCAGCCAATACACTGGTCCGGGCCGAGCTGATCGGAGAAGGATACCTGGTCGAGATCGAGGCTGAGGCGGTCGTCGGTCCGGAATGA
- a CDS encoding APC family permease, with the protein MTELPPDTGGAKPRTTGLKRRLGLLGLAATGICSMLGAAINIVPFMLHRSVPGIGPYVLPAYLLAAVPAILAALAYASLSSAMPRAGGSYVFASRGLSPYLGFVASFSQWFGLSVAIGVVSYVMIPFIRDVVLAVGWDGAAAVLETGSVRVGLALAFLWGSVLLNMRGVDKVERILVPLMFVMFVLGGVVIVMGFLFDQNDFATSLMAREGVRVPDMVAEFSWNKLLAGSAVLFSSFIGFDSIAQAGGEARSPSKTLPRAIGIAVVTVGAFYFLFTAAVYHTVPWQFVAERAQGQDLTAPGLLGYVLEPKWTILILAGAAIALINDLPAMLLAVSRLMFAWAEDGVFPKQVAAVHPVWHTPHVALVLSGLMASASILGSHFAGDFFLGVDILVTSMLVNYGVMCLTVLRMPQRNPKISERILVMRNRTVQIVVCISGVALLALFLGVHVWKDLTADVGAWYFHSTPLWIAVMAFASVMYFRSVSAMRRAGVDMDARFMSVPAE; encoded by the coding sequence ATGACTGAACTTCCGCCTGACACTGGCGGTGCCAAACCGCGCACCACTGGCCTCAAGCGCCGACTCGGCCTGCTCGGTCTGGCTGCCACTGGCATCTGCTCCATGCTCGGGGCTGCGATCAACATCGTACCCTTCATGCTGCACCGGAGCGTGCCGGGCATCGGGCCGTATGTGCTCCCCGCCTATCTGCTTGCAGCTGTCCCTGCGATTCTCGCTGCGCTCGCCTATGCCAGTCTTTCCTCGGCGATGCCACGAGCGGGGGGGAGCTATGTCTTCGCGAGCCGCGGCTTGAGCCCTTATCTGGGATTTGTCGCGAGCTTCTCGCAGTGGTTCGGGCTGTCGGTCGCGATCGGCGTGGTTTCCTACGTCATGATCCCGTTCATTCGTGACGTCGTTCTGGCTGTGGGCTGGGACGGGGCCGCAGCGGTGCTCGAGACCGGCTCTGTGCGCGTGGGCCTGGCGCTCGCGTTTCTTTGGGGGTCAGTGCTCCTCAACATGCGTGGCGTCGACAAGGTTGAGCGGATTCTGGTGCCCCTGATGTTCGTCATGTTCGTGCTGGGCGGCGTCGTCATCGTCATGGGATTCCTCTTCGATCAGAACGATTTCGCAACGTCTCTGATGGCGCGTGAAGGAGTGCGTGTTCCGGACATGGTCGCAGAGTTCAGCTGGAACAAGCTGCTCGCCGGGTCCGCAGTGCTCTTTTCCAGCTTTATCGGCTTCGATTCGATCGCACAGGCGGGGGGCGAAGCACGCTCACCAAGTAAGACGCTGCCCAGGGCGATCGGAATCGCTGTCGTCACAGTGGGTGCGTTCTACTTCCTGTTCACTGCGGCGGTGTACCACACGGTGCCGTGGCAGTTCGTGGCTGAGCGTGCTCAGGGGCAGGATCTGACCGCGCCGGGACTGCTCGGATACGTGCTGGAGCCGAAGTGGACGATTTTGATTCTCGCAGGTGCCGCGATCGCCCTGATCAATGACCTCCCCGCCATGTTGTTGGCGGTGTCACGGCTCATGTTTGCCTGGGCAGAAGACGGTGTCTTTCCGAAGCAGGTTGCCGCGGTACACCCTGTATGGCATACGCCGCACGTTGCTCTCGTGCTGAGCGGACTCATGGCGTCGGCGTCGATTCTCGGGAGCCATTTCGCAGGCGACTTCTTCCTCGGAGTCGATATCCTCGTGACGTCGATGCTGGTCAACTACGGGGTCATGTGCCTCACCGTCCTCAGAATGCCGCAGCGAAATCCCAAGATCTCTGAGCGAATTCTCGTCATGCGAAATCGCACGGTTCAGATCGTAGTTTGCATATCCGGTGTCGCGCTCCTTGCCCTCTTCCTAGGCGTACATGTCTGGAAGGATCTCACGGCCGACGTGGGAGCCTGGTACTTTCACTCCACTCCGCTCTGGATCGCGGTGATGGCTTTCGCCAGCGTCATGTACTTCCGTAGCGTCTCAGCTATGCGCCGGGCCGGTGTGGACATGGACGCCCGGTTCATGAGCGTGCCCGCCGAATGA
- a CDS encoding MMPL family transporter, translating into MPLKYWISPAAPLGACVFAALLVSAMVRFVDLSPKVEGDFFFADDDPQMQASQSVAERFPVGAQIILRVTALGGTREDYIERVGALTSELLVVPGVDGGFSLTTDDPSRSPLFRRILLTPDSAATNIVLLVDGSDPESLLPRIEEIVSRHEIQDFSVVVSGVPVIVELIRRSLYRDLIVFSIAAVLVFALLIAIVFRDPAIVIGTLATCFTSVAGTLLLVQAMNVGIGLLTANLVTIVFVLTLSHVVFLTANWRRRSGEWVGGDSAAEGRIAALSTAVRDTWEGSFWSMTTTLLGFASLLVATARPLRELGIAGSVGAATALVVSYAIFPAFLARWARPAARHASFAPVKLLAGTRYILPLAALLVVVFGTGVSRVDTDPSLLSYFAEGSTIREGLAQIDADGGSSTLDLVVADPGGSSVSDGSVYRRLEALQATLEADSAVGVVLSPTVLIDHARTIPLAGLLPVDLLLDLASSDALDNVALGYVSRDRDVARFSLRMRESGATPREDVIARLRSQVEAAGLRPVVVAGLYDLQAQLGRLIGSSLKIGIGGLLILFLGVAFVVSRSLRTAALMWTCLATIPIVILGAFGHARLAIDIITSPAANIALAIGADSMIHLVVRVRALAAAGVDTPWPVAVTQIGRPVLGASAIIIAGFGIFVLSSFPPTQRFGIAVIVGTVTAACMALLVLPHLACLGRPPIESLSASAS; encoded by the coding sequence GTGCCTCTGAAGTACTGGATTTCACCTGCGGCGCCGCTCGGAGCGTGTGTCTTCGCGGCCCTGCTCGTCTCCGCGATGGTCCGCTTCGTGGATCTGTCGCCCAAGGTAGAAGGAGATTTTTTCTTCGCGGACGACGACCCGCAAATGCAGGCGTCGCAGTCCGTAGCGGAGCGGTTCCCGGTGGGAGCCCAGATCATTCTCCGTGTCACCGCCTTGGGCGGGACTCGGGAGGACTATATCGAGCGTGTCGGCGCACTTACCAGCGAACTGCTGGTCGTCCCTGGCGTAGACGGCGGCTTCAGTTTGACTACGGACGATCCGTCGCGTTCTCCGCTCTTCCGGCGGATCCTACTGACCCCAGACTCGGCCGCGACCAATATCGTCCTGCTGGTCGACGGCTCTGATCCGGAGTCACTCCTGCCTCGGATCGAGGAGATAGTTAGCCGCCACGAGATCCAGGACTTCTCGGTCGTCGTGTCGGGCGTGCCCGTCATCGTCGAGTTGATTCGAAGGAGCCTGTATCGCGATCTGATCGTATTCAGTATTGCGGCGGTACTTGTCTTCGCTCTGCTGATTGCGATCGTCTTCCGCGATCCGGCCATTGTCATCGGAACTCTTGCCACGTGCTTCACCTCCGTGGCCGGCACGCTCCTTCTGGTCCAAGCGATGAATGTGGGCATCGGACTGCTCACCGCGAACCTGGTCACGATTGTGTTCGTGCTCACGCTGTCGCACGTGGTGTTTCTCACCGCCAACTGGCGCCGTCGCAGTGGAGAATGGGTTGGCGGCGATTCCGCGGCGGAAGGACGAATTGCGGCACTCTCTACGGCAGTCCGAGACACCTGGGAGGGCTCGTTCTGGAGCATGACCACGACCCTGTTGGGCTTCGCGAGCCTCCTCGTGGCGACGGCGCGACCGTTGCGCGAGTTGGGGATCGCTGGGTCGGTGGGGGCGGCCACTGCGCTCGTGGTTTCCTACGCGATCTTTCCTGCGTTCCTAGCACGATGGGCGCGGCCGGCGGCCAGGCACGCCTCTTTCGCCCCAGTGAAGCTACTGGCTGGAACCCGCTACATCCTCCCGCTCGCGGCGCTTCTTGTGGTAGTCTTCGGCACAGGTGTCAGCCGAGTCGATACGGACCCGAGCCTGCTCAGCTATTTCGCAGAGGGGTCGACAATCCGTGAAGGGCTGGCGCAGATCGACGCGGACGGCGGTAGCAGCACGCTGGATCTGGTCGTTGCGGATCCCGGTGGATCCTCGGTCTCGGACGGGTCCGTGTACCGGCGCCTCGAGGCGCTTCAGGCGACGCTCGAAGCCGACTCTGCGGTCGGCGTAGTGCTGTCGCCCACGGTCCTGATCGATCATGCCCGGACGATCCCGCTCGCTGGGCTACTGCCGGTAGACCTACTTCTCGACCTCGCGTCGAGCGATGCTCTGGACAACGTCGCCCTGGGCTACGTGAGCCGGGACAGGGATGTCGCGCGCTTCTCCCTGCGGATGCGGGAATCTGGTGCTACCCCGCGCGAGGATGTCATCGCACGCCTCCGGAGTCAGGTCGAGGCCGCTGGCCTTCGCCCGGTCGTGGTTGCCGGGTTGTACGACCTGCAGGCGCAGCTCGGACGCCTGATCGGGTCCAGTTTGAAGATTGGAATCGGAGGGCTCCTCATTCTCTTCCTGGGTGTGGCCTTCGTTGTGAGTCGGTCCCTTCGGACTGCCGCACTCATGTGGACCTGTCTTGCTACGATTCCGATCGTGATCCTCGGAGCTTTCGGCCATGCCAGACTTGCGATCGATATCATCACGTCGCCTGCGGCGAACATCGCCCTGGCGATCGGGGCCGATTCCATGATTCACCTCGTCGTGCGCGTTAGGGCGCTCGCCGCGGCCGGCGTTGATACACCTTGGCCGGTGGCGGTCACGCAAATCGGGCGACCGGTGCTGGGTGCCTCTGCGATCATCATCGCCGGGTTCGGGATCTTTGTCCTGTCGTCCTTCCCGCCGACGCAGCGATTCGGGATAGCAGTGATCGTAGGCACCGTCACCGCAGCCTGCATGGCGTTGCTGGTTCTTCCGCATCTTGCTTGCTTGGGCCGCCCGCCCATCGAAAGCTTGTCCGCCTCGGCTTCCTGA